Proteins encoded together in one Erinaceus europaeus chromosome 11, mEriEur2.1, whole genome shotgun sequence window:
- the MYBPHL gene encoding myosin-binding protein H-like, producing the protein SEHPKIWLPRALRQTYIRKVGDTVNLLIPFQGKPRPQATWTHDGSALDLSRVSVRNGEQDSILFIRQAQRADSGRYQLRVQLGGLEATATIDILVIERPGPPQSIKLVDVWGCNATLEWTPPQDTGNVALLGYTVQKADTKSGLWFTVLECHHRTSCIVSGLVVGNSYAFRVFAKNQCGLSETAPVTAELAHIQKAVTVHKTKGFDQRDFSEAPRFTQPLADCTTVTGYDTQLFCCVRASPRPKIIWLKNKIDIQGNPKYRALTQLGICSLEIRKPGPFDGGIYTCKAVNHLGEASVDCRVDVKAPH; encoded by the exons tCAGAGCACCCCAAGATCTGGCTCCCTCGGGCCCTGAGGCAGACCTACATCCGGAAGGTTGGAGACACAGTAAACCtactaatcccattccag GGCAAACCCAGACCTCAGGCCACCTGGACCCACGATGGCAGCGCCTTAGACCTCAGCCGCGTGAGCGTGCGGAATGGAGAGCAGGACTCCATCCTCTTCATCCGCCAAGCCCAGCGCGCCGACTCTGGGCGCTACCAGCTCCGAGTGCAGCTGGGCGGGCTGGAGGCCACAGCCACCATCGACATCCTGGTCATTG AGAGGCCAGGACCCCCTCAGAGCATCAAACTGGTGGACGTCTGGGGCTGCAACGCCACCCTAGAGTGGACACCCCCCCAAGACACGGGCAACGTGGCACTTCTAGGGTACACCGTGCAGAAGGCTGACACAAAATCTGGG CTGTGGTTCACAGTGCTGGAGTGCCACCATCGCACCAGCTGCATAGTCTCTGGGCTCGTCGTGGGCAACTCCTACGCGTTCCGGGTCTTCGCGAAGAATCAGTGTGGGCTCAGCGAGACTGCCCCCGTCACAGCTGAGCTGGCCCACATCCAAAAAGCAG TCACAGTCCACAAGACCAAAGGGTTTGACCAACGGGACTTCTCGGAGGCTCCCAGGTTCACGCAGCCACTGGCTGACTGCACCACCGTCACTGGCTATGACACCCAGCTCTTCTGCTGCGTCCGTGCCTCTCCCAGG CCCAAGATCATCTGGCTGAAGAACAAGATTGATATCCAAGGTAACCCCAAGTACAGAGCTCTTACTCAACTGGGAATCTGCTCCCTAGAAATCCGCAAACCTGGGCCCTTTGATGGGGGAATCTATACCTGCAAGGCCGTTAACCACCTGGGGGAGGCATCTGTGGACTGTCGAGTGGATGTGAAAG CTCCTCACTGA